One window of the Chanos chanos chromosome 11, fChaCha1.1, whole genome shotgun sequence genome contains the following:
- the lrrtm1 gene encoding leucine-rich repeat transmembrane neuronal protein 1 → MLMDFLLIGLYLKWPLRKPPGLILCLLGILLKMVPLVGGVCPRLCRCDNKLLYCEGLNLTDIPRNLSSAIGLSLRENNISELREAHFAGLTQLTWLYLDHNSIEIVEESAFERLRRLRELDLSTNRIENLANGTFKPLPNLRILDLSYNRLQALEPDLFHGLRKLTNLHLRYNALKLVPVRIFQDCRSMQFLDLGYNQLQSLARNSFAGLFKLTELHLEHNELVKVNLAHFPRLISLRMLYMRNNKATIVVSTLDWTWHFLEKIDFSNNEIEYIEPHVFESVPNLKTLMLDSNRLTYLDQRILDSWTSLGSITLSGNDWECSRNVCALASWLSNFQGQRDSALLCSSPDIAQGEDILDAVYAFQLCEDPTDATTQTYTSTRDRARGYIYEGPTRNPYDLQDVVGGEVVTNSFTVTVASDDLESTMQIHKVVTGTMALIFSFLIVVLMLYVSWKCFPAGLRQMRQCFTSQRRKQKQKQTMQQMATISPSEYYVDYKPNHIEGALVIINEYGSCTCQQQPSRECEV, encoded by the coding sequence ATGCTAATGGATTTCCTTCTAATTGGTCTGTACTTAAAGTGGCCTCTGAGGAAGCCCCCTGGGTTGATACTGTGCTTGCTGGGCATCTTGTTGAAAATGGTTCCCTTGGTGGGGGGGGTATGTCCGAGGCTGTGCCGCTGCGACAACAAGCTGCTTTACTGCGAGGGGCTCAATTTGACAGACATCCCCCGCAACCTGAGCAGCGCCATCGGTTTGTCCCTGCGCGAGAATAACATCTCGGAGCTGCGTGAGGCACACTTTGCCGGCCTGACACAGCTCACCTGGCTTTACTTGGATCATAACAGTATCGAGATAGTCGAGGAGAGCGCCTTTGAGAGACTCCGTAGGCTCAGAGAGCTCGACCTGAGCACAAACAGGATTGAGAATCTTGCCAACGGTACCTTCAAACCCCTGCCAAACTTGCGCATCTTGGATCTATCTTACAACAGGCTACAGGCATTGGAGCCTGACCTTTTCCATGGCCTTAGGAAGCTTACCAATTTACACCTGCGCTACAACGCCCTAAAACTGGTCCCCGTTCGGATCTTTCAGGATTGCAGGAGCATGCAGTTTCTGGATCTGGGCTACAACCAGCTGCAGAGCCTGGCGAGAAACTCGTTTGCCGGGCTCTTCAAGCTCACGGAGCTGCATCTGGAGCACAACGAACTGGTGAAAGTCAACTTGGCCCACTTTCCCCGCCTCATCTCACTACGCATGCTCTACATGCGCAATAACAAGGCCACCATTGTGGTAAGCACCTTGGACTGGACTTGGCACTTCCTGGAGAAGATCGACTTCTCCAACAACGAGATCGAGTACATCGAGCCGCACGTGTTCGAGAGCGTCCCGAACCTCAAAACGCTCATGCTGGACTCCAACAGGCTGACGTACTTGGACCAGAGGATTTTGGACTCATGGACATCCCTGGGAAGCATCACTCTGTCGGGCAATGATTGGGAGTGCAGCAGAAACGTCTGCGCCCTGGCCTCCTGGCTCAGCAACTTTCAAGGCCAACGTGACAGCGCCTTGTTGTGTTCCAGCCCCGATATCGCCCAGGGGGAGGACATCCTGGATGCAGTCTACGCGTTCCAATTGTGCGAAGACCCTACGGACGCCACGACACAAACCTACACCTCCACCAGAGACCGTGCCAGGGGCTACATCTACGAGGGCCCCACCAGGAACCCCTACGACCTGCAGGATGTAGTGGGCGGAGAGGTGGTGACCAACTCCTTCACGGTAACAGTGGCCTCCGACGACCTGGAAAGCACCATGCAAATCCATAAGGTGGTTACAGGAACCATGGCTCTtatcttctctttcctcattgTGGTACTTATGCTCTACGTGTCCTGGAAGTGTTTCCCCGCTGGCCTGAGGCAGATGAGGCAATGCTTCACGAGCCAGCGCCGTAAGCAGAAACAGAAG